The Pyrus communis chromosome 8, drPyrComm1.1, whole genome shotgun sequence region TAAGTTGGCAAAGTATGCCTATAAATATAGGTATGTGTGTGCGTGTTGTGATGTAAGAACTAACAGAGCAAGAAGTGAGGAAGAGTTAAGAAGTGTGAGAGTATTTGAGTGTTTCCTCTTGTATTAGTTTGTTGTGAgagttaaaataaaattttgtgtaatactttgagtgttctttatttcttttgccTATCAATTTTGATGTGTTACATTATTCTTTGTGAGATAAACATCTCCCAAGTAGTGAAGTCCTTTTAAGACCCAACAAAGTGGTATCAGACCTATGGCTAGCAATGCTATGGCAGCCTTCCAAGTTCCAGTGCTCGATAACAACTTCGATAATTGGAGTATCAAAATGAAGGCCCTTTTGGGTGCACACGATGTCTGGTAAGTCATGGAGAAAGGCTACATTGAGCTAGAAGATGAAGCTACTCTGTCTCAACCCCAGAAGGAGAGTTTGAAAGATTCAAGAAAGAGAGACAAGATGGCTCTCACCTCATCTACCAATCATTAGATGACAATGGCTTTGAGAAGGTCTCGAGTGCAACCCCTGCCAAGCAAGCATGGGAGAAGCTTCAAACCTCTTACAAAAGAGCTGAACAAGTGAAAAAGGTTCGTTTTCAAGTATTAAGAGGTGAGTTCGAATCTCTACAAATGAAAGGGTCTGAATCAATCTCCGATAATTTCTCAAGAGTCTTAGCCGTTTctaataaattgaaaagaaatggTGAAATGTTGGAAGATGTTAGAATTATGGAGAAAATATTACGCTTGTTGGACCCCAAGTTCGAGTACATTGTCGTGACGattgaagaaaccaaaaacttggGAAGAATTTACTATAGAGCAATTAATGGGTTCACTGCTAGCATATGAAGAGAAACATAAGAAGAGGCAAGGGAATGATGAGCAACTCCTCAAGATGCATGTCTagccaaagaagaaagaagaaagcttcGACAACGAGAAAAGCCAATACGGGAAAAAGTCATGGCCGAGGTCGCGGACGTGGACATGGGTGTGGAAGTGGTTGGAACTTCAACAACCATAGCAACTACGAGAGAGAAGAAAGCTCAACAAAAGGTCGTGGAAGAGGGCGCTTAAACTGGAGGTATGAAAAATCTTAAGTTcaatgctacaattgtcaaaagtttAGGCATTATGCTTGGGAATGTAGAGCTTCAAGTAACAGACCTGATGAGAAGGTCAATTATGTGAAAGAAGATAATGGCATTATGCTACTAGCATGCAAGAACAATGGTGGAGACCAAGACTATACATGTTACCTTGACACCAACGCCAGCAACCACATATGTGGAAGAAGAAACATGTTCGTAAAGCTCAATGAATCGGTGAGTGGCAACGTTTCTTTTGGAGACGAATCCAAAATACCCGTAAAAGGAAAAGGTAACATCCTTATTCCCCTAAAAAATGGCGGTCACCAATTAATTTCAAATGTCTACTACGTGCCCAATATGAAAAGCAACATTTTGAGTTTGGGCCAACTCTTAGAAAAAGGTTATGATATTCATATGAAAAATTATAGCTTTTTTCTTAGAGATGACAAAGGAAGATTAATTGTCAAGGTGAAAATGTCAAAGAATAGGATGTTTCCTATGAATATTCAAAATGATGATGCAAAGCGCCTTAAAACATGTTACAAAGACACATCTTGGCTTTGGCATCTTTGTTTTGGGCATCTTAACTTTAGGGCTTGGAGTTATTATCTAagaaagagatggtgagaggcTTACCGTGCGTTAGCCACCCTGATAAAGTTTGTGAGGGATGTTTATTTGGAAACAGTTCAGGAAAAGCTTTCCAAAGGAGTCAACCACATAAGCCCAGAATCCATTCGAGCTTATTCACACCGACATGTGCGgtccaataaaaccaagctatttcggtaaaaataattatttccttctcttcattgatgatttttcaaggaAAACTTGGGTATATTTCTTAAAGCAAAAATCAGAAGCATTTGGAGCATTCAGGAAGTTCAAAGCTGTTATAGAAAAAGAGAGTGGTTGTAGGATCAAGGCCATGAGATCTGATCGAGGAAGAGAATTCACTTCGAAGGAATTTCAAGAATTCTGTGAAGCCAATAGAATTCGTCGACCTTTGACAGTTCCAAGATCTCTTCAACAAAACGGTGTGGAGGAGAGAAAAAATCAAACTATCCTCGACATGGCTCGAAGTATGCCTAAAAGCAAGAGGTTGCCTAAGGAGTTGTGGGCAAAAGTAGTAACATTTGCTGTCTATCTATCAAATAGGTCTTCAACAAGAAGTGTGTGGGGAAAGACTCTGCAAGAAGCATAGAGTGGAAGAAAACTAGGTATTTCTCATCTAAGAGTTTTTGGAAGCATAGCCTATGTACATGTACCAGATGAGAGGATAACCAAACTCAACGACAAAAGTGAAAAGTTCATCTTCATCGGCTATGACACAAATTCAAAAGGCTATAAGCTATATAATCTGAACAATGGGAAGACCATGATCAGTCGAGACGTGATGTTTGATGAAGAAGGAGAATGAGATTTTGATTCTCATGCAAGTGATCTCAGCTTCTTTCCTCAGtttgaagaagagaatgaaTAAGGGATGATAGAGCAAGTAAGAGACGTTCAACAAGAATCCACTACTCCACCTGCTTCACCAACATCAACCAATTATGGCAATTCACCAACATTAGCATCGTCAAGTGAGAGTCTAAATGAAAGAGAAGTACCACGCACAAGAAGTATACGAGACCTTTATGACGTAGCTGAAAAACTTGATAATCCTACACTTTTCTGTCTCTTTGCTGATTGTGAACTAGTCGACTTCCAATAAACAATGCAAGATACTAAGTGAAGGAAaacaatggatgaagaaatcgAAGCAATGCAAAAAAATGATACATGGGAACTTGCCATTCTTCTGAAAGGACACAAAGCCATCAGAGTCAAGTGGGTgaacaagacaaagaaaaatgcCAACGGAGAGGTCGAAAGATACAAGGCGAGACTAGTGGCGAAGGGTTATAGTTAAAGAGCTGGAATCAACTATGACTAGGTTTTTGCACCCGTTGCTCGTTTGGAAACGATACGATTACTAATTTCTTTGGCAGCTCAAAATAAATGGAAGATTCAACAAATGGATGTGAGGTCCGCTTTCCTAAATGGagtccttgaagaagaagtctacATTCAACAATCATCAGGCTATGAAATCAATGGGCATGAAGACAAAGTTCTGAAGCTGAAGAAATCCCTCTGTAGGTTAAAACAAGCACCATGAGCATGAAATAGTTGCATTGACAAGTACTTCCAAGAAAACAACTTCACCAAATGCCCTCATGAACATGCTCTCTATGTCAAAGTCAAAGATGGAGATATTTTGATTGTGTGCCTGTATGTGGATGATCTAATCTTCACCAGAAGTAATCCAAGCATGTTTGAAGAGTTCAAGAGAGCGATGACCAAAGCATTCGAGATGACCAACATCGGGCTGATGACATACTACCTAGGCATTGAAGTCAAGCGGAACGAAGAAGGCATTTTCATCTTCCAAGAAAGCTACATGAAGGagatattgaagaagttcaaaatGGGCGACTGTAAGCCCATAAGCATGCCAGTGGAGTGCAGGGTCAAACTAAACAAGCATGATAAAGGAAAAAGAGTAGATCCAACATTTTTCAAGAGTCTAGTTAGAAGCTTGTGCTACTTGACTTGCACAAGACCAGACATTCTCTATGCCGTCGAATTAGTCAATCGCTACATGGAGAATCCCACAACTACACATTCGAAGACCACCAAAAGAATTCTTCgataccttaagggtactattAACTTTGGCTTGTTCTATTCAAGTTCTAGTAACTACAAACTTGTTGGATATAGCGACAGTGATTCGGCAGGAGATTCCGACGATAGAAAAAACACTACTGGATTTGTTTTCTTCATGGGAGACACTGCATTCACATGGATGTTGAAGATGCAATCGATTGTCACTCTATCTACCTATGAAGCTGAATACGTAGCCGCTACAGCATGCGTCTGTCatgcaatttggttaagaaattgCTGAAAGAATTAAGCATGTTGAAAGAAGAACCAACAGAGATTTATGTTGACAACAAGTCTACAATAGCTTTAGCAAAGAATCCGGTGTTCCATGATAGGAGCAAGCACATAGATACCCGTTATCACTACATTTAGAGAGTGCATTGCAAGAAATGAAGTGCAAGTGGAATATGTGAAGTCTCAAGACCAAGTCGTCGACATATTCACCAAGCCACTCAAACAAGAAAACTTTGTCAGATTGAGGACCTCAATCAACGTCACAAGACAAGATTAAGGGGGGATGTTGAATGATCTTGTCTTGGCCCAAGACAATTGATCCAACCCATGCACAAATAAAGATTCATGCACATACTAGAGAATTCTACCAAAGTTTAAGCCGGTGGTAACTAACTAGAAAGTTCTAGCTAGTTGTAAAATTGTGAGGACATTAGGCAAAGCCTAAGTCTGTGTGCATGCTAGAAAGGTCTAGCTGATTGTAAATTTGTGTTGTTGAAATGCAAAGTCCAAAGGCGGTGGGCAATAGTAAGTTGGCAAAGTATGCctataaatatatgtatgtgtgtgttgtGATGTAAGAACTAAGAGAGCAAGAAGTGAGGAAGAGTTAAGAAGTGTgagagtgtttgagtgtttcctcTTGTATTAGTTTGTTGTGAgagttaaaataaaattttgtgtaATACTTCGAGTGTtatttctttctcttgcctatcaATTTCGTTGCGTTACATTCTTCTTTGTGAGATAAACATCTCCCAAGTAGTGAAGTCTTTTTAAGACCCAACATGTTCCGTTTGAGCTGGTTTTTCTTGCATTTCTTTAAGCTGTATATATTGTATAGAAACATGAATCATACAACGTTGCCACTTTATTTCATCGCCCGAGGTAAatgaaagagaaggagaaaaccCGAATTTGACTATTATATACGACTACTTACTATTACATGACGAACGATAAAACTGTTGAggaaaaacaaaacgaaaatcTCTTTGCGCCATATATATAACTATAACATTGTAATCAGATAACCAAGCTCATAAAGAGCAAGACAGCATGCAAACTCCAGGCCTATAAGCCCAAGCAGGGGGGTAAGCGAGCGTATTTCTCCTTTCCTGGTTGCTCATCATATGGTCGTTCCATTACTTTAAGCACCCTCCAAACCTCCTCAAAATCACCTTGTTCAGCTGCATCGATGGCACTCTGGCACAAGTAGTTTCTGAGAACATACTTAGGGTTCACCGCATTCATTGATGCCTTCCTCTCCTCATCTGAGATGCCGCTTGTGGCCAGCTGCACAAGTAGCAACCATAATGTGTGAGAAAATCAAATGACACGTTCGCTTTTGACGAGACTCTAGCCACTGGACGAGTTTAATAAATATTCTGAGCGAAATAACGTCTATGATGAATGCAGCGTCGGTATCAAACCAATATACTTTTCCGAGATAGAAATCATAAGAAAACCAGAGTTCATCGTACCTCCTCTATGTAGATATTCACCCAGCTGATCCATGCCTCCTTTTGCTCCTGCCCATTGTCTAATAGAACAGCCTTTAGTGGGTTCAACAACTCCTCTTCGGGAATGTTAGGATCAGCTTTGATATTGGATAGCAACCAAAAAAAGTTTGTGTAATCCACTTTGTCAATAGCCATGTTATTCAGAAGTTTACTGATCAGCTGTTTAATGTACATGGGGAGACCAAGTTTTTTGGTCATTATAGCTTGATGGTCATCCATGAATTTGGTTCCATATCCGTAAAAGATCCCccgaaaataaaattttaattaattcccACTTCAACATACATTTAATTACGATGAAGGTGTAGGAATGAAAAATTACCTTTCCATTGCATAATTCGCCTCCTTATCATCTATCAACTTGGCAGCTACAAGAGTTCTGGTGAATTGTGCAATATTCGACAAGCCAATATCAGGCTGATTTGTAAAACAATATCTCCTCCCAGGAAGATCCGTGGTATTCGGCATGTAACTTGGAGCAAAGGCATCCAGATATCCGGAAGGACCGTAATCAATTGTAAGACCCATAATGCTCATATTGTCAGGGTTCAACACACCGTGAGTAAAACCAATCCCCTGCCATCTGTCAACCAAGGAAGCAATGCTCTCAGCAACCTGCACCACCCAAgctgttaaaaaaattatgatggGAGCAAAGTTCAGAAAAATAGCTAATTAAGTACGCCTGAGTGTAGAACTTCTATCAGAAACTATTTTCAGAGTGGCCGCAAGGGTAGATGAGAGAAAAGACCAAGGTTCAGCATAAAGTGAGATTGCCATTCTCAATTGTTGCAACCACATTGGCAGAAATGTTGCGCTAAAAACTATATATGCTAGATAGAAACTGGCGATGCATCAAATCATCACATTCTGTGATACACAATGACTAAGtcctattaaaaataaaagaaaactaatgaaaaaatcttgaaaactttaagttttaacaataaggacaaaataaagagtaaagtgaataataccagaattgactttttagtgtaaaaatgtggtttttcgttcaAATAAACAGTACTGCAgacttttctttaaaactctctaaaaataataagatgGTCCCTGAGTAATGTGCTGCAGCACGGACCGCAGTATCAACAGCAGAAGCTGAACAAGCCAATTGCATCTTAATTAGTTCATAGTGTACATTGCAAACAAGAGATATACCATCCCATCTTAATCACTTTCAATGCCCGATATGGGAGGCCACCACACCACTAGGAAAACAAAACTTCTTACAAAACTACTGAACCAAGTAGGACTGTGCACCAACACCTTTACTCCAATGAAAAATTGAAGTTTTAGCGAAAAAGTTgcggtactatttactttaacgaaaaatcatatttttacattaaaaagacAAACctaatattattcactttatcctttattttatcattattattaaaattcaaaattttcaaatttttttatattagtttTTCTACAGAAAAATGGTTACCTGCATATCAGATCAAGAACTCCATCGTTGCCTGTGTTAAAAGAACAGTGACTTGGGTGGATTTTTTAgttatttacaaaattgccaCAGCCTCTTCGCAGCCGTTCAGAttggaaattttaatttatttacgaAATTGTCACTGCTTTGCACAGTGGAAGGGCGCCCACGCGTCAATCATCGTGGATTGCTTCGACTGCTATTCCGTCCGTTTCCATCCCCTTTTCTTTCCCTCCATCAAGTCCCCCCATCCCTCCCTTTTCTCAGCAGTACATTCTTGTTACGTTCGTCCGCTTTCCGAATTTTTTGCTACGATTCCGGCGAAGGCCGTGTCGAAGCAGTTCAAAAACGATTCCTCAGTGCATCAGGCAACTTCTATACAGTTTTCCCAAAATTAGATCGTTTCTAATCCCGATCTGTGTTCTTCAATCATGTTGTGTTCGTCTGTTTTTAATTGTTGGTGCAGGTTCTTGACTATTTTCAAGGTATGTGGCCGTGAGCCCACTTCAGAGGCCGGTTCGACATTCCGTTGTTTGTGAGGTCGCAACGAAGAAGCCCGACTCTGCTGTGAAGAGAGCTCGGCAGGCCGAAAAGAGGAGGATTTACAACAAATCCCGGAAATCCGAAATCAAAACCCGGATGAAGAAGGTACTTCTCTTTTCTGCAAGTTAATTTGATTTTAACTGAGGATGGAGAAACCCTGCAAACAATTGCACCAGGCTCCTTTTTGGATTGCCACTGCAAATAAGGACACGAGGAATTTCTTTTAAGAAGAGAATATGAGGAGCATATATTCCTAAAATTTATTCCTTTTCGAGCAACATATTGATATTTTAGCATCAGATCAAAGCAACGTAGGGTATATTAATATTTTCGTATCaacttttgattataattatcataaatttaaaattttaaagtgatggttataattttatttggagtccaaattttAGTTAGTTTTCCAAAATTTCCTATAAAATGAAAGTGTTTGAGAGAGGAGCAGATAGTTGGTGAAAAGAAGCTATAGAATGGCAAGGGTAGTGAAAAGGAGAGATGAGAGAATTCTGACAAGGCTGGCAGATGAGTTCGAACAACTGGCCGCTCAGCTGAACTCTCGGTCACCGATCACCATGGAAATTGGCAAGTTCACCCAAGCCTGTCGTCTCGTTTCTCCTCTCATTCGACACTTAGGCGTCGCTATGAAGTTCGCCGACATAGAGTACTCTGCTAAGGTATTATTCATCTCTTAGACTTGAGAGTTTGATGCTTTTTGGTGACGGGGAGATTTGGGTTGCAACCTTGTCATTGTCTTCTacatttgaatcaaatttcaaaagtttgATATAAAACTTGGGTGTTCTTTAGGGTTTGGTGGCTTGTGATTGATGAGTGCTTTGATTTCTTTTGTGCGTTTGACTCATGGGAAATATACACACGATTAAATCAGTTActctttttttaaataaataataaaactagAGGATAATATACAGACAATAAAAAGgaaccaaattttattttatgtacgTCCTTATTGTTTATTCAGTGTTCCTCAACTTTATAATTGATTTGCTCATATTTCCTTTTGATTCAATggattttttatataaaaaaattattattattattaataagaGGGAGAAGATTTTAAACTATTACAATTATTTAAGAGAGAGAGTTTTGAACTTGAAATGAGTGGAAATCCAACACCATATACACTAAGATATTGAACTACATGCTGATTTAATGGTTTCAGCTAATTCAGTTTCGTAGAGCAACTTCCTGTGCAAGGATGTAAATTTGAGAATATAAATGAACATTTTATAACTCAATTACATCTAACATTTTATAACTCAATTACATCAAACTTTTATGATGAAACCCAACACCATATACACTAAGACATGTTTTGCTCTAGTAGGAGAATATAAATTTCATGATGAAAATGAAATACATCTAACtttttttgttattgatttttttttttttttttaatttaatgtgatgaaatatttattcattgcgttaaaataataaaaggaaggcaaaaatattaaataaaaactcaatTACATAAATTCCTAAACATTTCTTATTATTCTTAGGAGAATACTTGGGTTTGGGTACTGAACAGTCAGTAACTCAATTTAACTGACCATCTATGTGGCCCAATGATTTTAAGACATTTGTTAATCCCAACACTCTGCTACCTTTGTAACCAAACGCGAACCAACTCTTTAAACCCAATACCAAACAGAACTCTTCCTCTTCGATATCTGCAAATCTTCCAAGCCATCGCTATGGTTTCTTCTTCAGCCCGCCTTCTCTCCTTCATCTTCTCTCCTCAACTGATCCCATCACCGCCCCAGTCCCTCTTTCAACCGTTGATTCAACCGCTACAGTGCGATTGACGGCTACGAAATCTGCAGCTATGTGGGTATGTCGGCGGCACTTTATCTTGGTGAGTGAGATCGAGCTCGGCGTGGCTGTGGAGGACAAGATTGGTGAAAATGAAGTCTATGGCTTGTATCTGGAAGATGATGGTGGAGCCGACGAGGTCGCCGTGACCGGCTTTGAAGATCTACGCAGACTTGTTGGAGAGGAGGAAGACTATTGTTTGGTCACGGGTTTAAAGcatcaatttgtgtttggttACAGAGATGGCAAAGTCCTCGGATTGACAGATGTTTTAAAATTATTGGGCCACGTAGATAGTCAGTGAAATTGGGGACTGACTGAAATGCATGAGatgtaaaaatgaaaatatattactttattttttcaCATCTTCTGGTGAGGGTGAGTAATTTTGTGACGTCCCACATCGTCTAGAGGAGTGattcttatatttatattctcatcctacctagcatgaggctcTTTGgaagctcattggctttgggttgcatgggaattccgaagttaagcgagtagcgcgtgagagcattCCTATGATGgttgatccactgggaagttctcgtgtgagttcccaaaaacaaaatcgtgaggacGTACTTGGGGCCCAAattggacaatatcgtgctacggtgatggagcggACCCGGATATGGTGGGAGCTCGGGTTAGGATATGACAAATTTCGATATTGAAATTTTGGTGTATTGgatttcaaatatatttttaagttatatAATACACAATTAAGACATTTTACATATTTCAAAGATGatcttaattatttatatttgcCTTTTGATTTTGTTCATATATAATTCCCTTTGATGTGagtgtttctttgttttttttgtttttttaatcaaattttgattaatgtggTGGTTGCTAGGTTAATGGGATTGAAAAGGCAGGAAAGTCAGTTAATACCCTAGAAGATTTGCTTGACCGTGAAATACAACAGAATACCATGAAGGACCAAAGTAGTGCTTCGAGATCCCTCGTCAGAGTGAAGCGTTCACTTGAGATGCTTAAGATAATATTCGAGCAAACTCTGGCCTCAAGGTTTTACTTATCTCAAACCTAGCCTCGATCTTCATTGAATTCACTGTTTCATTAACATGTctaaaatcattttcatttgcaAATGCAATATCATATTAAGCGTGCAGCTACATCCACTCATATGTTCTATTTTCTCATATCCACTTAATTTATATTTCCGTTCatcatgaatttttttaatatttaatattcattaagtgcttttaaaatgactgaaaatgcttctaagaaaaatgtttttgggttttaagaGCACTTAATTAAAGTGCTTCTTACAAGAAGTATCAATTATGTGATTTTTGcatgaagcacttcaagtgttttttcaagattcacttacatttttactaaggattggtttgaAAAGTACTCTCATCAAACGCAtgttcagtcattttaaaagtacttccaaatgAGTTCATAGACTCCTCGTTCTAAACTCGTGATATCCATTATACCATGACTTAATTATTCTACTGAAGGCACATAATTATTTAGTGACTAatctttgaattaattattCACAAAAGAACAAACCCTAAATCAATGACTGCTATCtctaattttctaatttttgtatGTCTCTATAATTTTGCAGCTAGCTGCTATTCTACTATCACAGATTCACAGTTACTTATAActtgaatttctttttctttttaatttttttacttggGCAGCGGAAATTCAATCATGGATGCGGTTAACACAGCATATAAACAAGTTTTTTACGCCTACCACGGATGGGCTATGAGAAAGGCTGTTGCGGGTGCACTGTACACCCTTCCTACAAAGTCACTGTTCTTGAAAAGGCTAAAATTAGATGGTAAGACATTTCTAGTATGTAACTCATCATTGTCATATTATCTGCTTCCAAACCAGGCTTCTCGCAGACTAGCTCATATCTAGTGACATTAGGCTAGAGATTTGGGATTGATCGGTTTGACTGCTCATGGTAGCGGTAGCTACCGTGGCCAGTTGCAGGTTCTTTTTTTCGTATCCAatatggagaagaagaaaagaaaaaaaaatcttacgTTCAGATATTGAGCATGTATAATTAGCATGAATTTTCTATGAATGCTATACGTGCATGCGTATTTTAGGGTTGGACTTGATTGGTTACACAGTTTGTTTGGTATTATATTTTATCAGAGGCATCggcttttgttttgatgcaaaggACAGTTACTGCATTAGCTCCTCTGATACGCTACATCGACAACTTATTCCATTCAAGGGAGTCAGCTCAAGAACTGCTACACTTGATTTGATCGATTTCCGTCTTTCACACTTACGCATGCATTTTTACAAATATGCTTTGATTTCCGAGTTTCATATGTATGTTATGATTGAATATCAGTGTGAACCTTGTAAGGATTGTTATTCTATTTGGTTATAGTTAtgataattttcctttttccattGCCTACCATTCTATACTTCATGTACTGTTGGTCAACTTTTTTGAACTAGAAGGTCAGGAGAGT contains the following coding sequences:
- the LOC137742187 gene encoding accelerated cell death 11-like → MARVVKRRDERILTRLADEFEQLAAQLNSRSPITMEIGKFTQACRLVSPLIRHLGVAMKFADIEYSAKVNGIEKAGKSVNTLEDLLDREIQQNTMKDQSSASRSLVRVKRSLEMLKIIFEQTLASSGNSIMDAVNTAYKQVFYAYHGWAMRKAVAGALYTLPTKSLFLKRLKLDEASAFVLMQRTVTALAPLIRYIDNLFHSRESAQELLHLI
- the LOC137743241 gene encoding uncharacterized mitochondrial protein AtMg00810-like, whose protein sequence is MDEEIEAMQKNDTWELAILLKGHKAIRVKWVNKTKKNANGEVERYKARLVAKAQNKWKIQQMDVRSAFLNGVLEEEVYIQQSSGYEINGHEDKVLKLKKSLFKDGDILIVCLYVDDLIFTRSNPSMFEEFKRAMTKAFEMTNIGLMTYYLGIEVKRNEEGIFIFQESYMKEILKKFKMGDCKPISMPVECRVKLNKHDKGKRVDPTFFKSLVRSLCYLTCTRPDILYAVELVNRYMENPTTTHSKTTKRILRYLKGTINFGLFYSSSSNYKLVGYSDSDSAGDSDDRKNTTGFVFFMGDTAFTWMLKMQSIVTLSTYEAEYVAATACVCHAIWLRNC